From Candidatus Hydrogenedentota bacterium, the proteins below share one genomic window:
- a CDS encoding beta-galactosidase, with protein sequence MRPVVCVVIGTLACGALCAVSNAEEMPRPEHPRPDCERAEWLTLNGVWEFGETDADETERFLGADAYPDRIVVPFCRESALSGLQRKGFVKNVWYRRTFRVPAEWRSSRIRLHVGACDWRSRVWVNGQVAGEHVGGNTPFAFDITKLVDRGGENTVVIHAFDDTASGLQPLGKQSITGESHGIFYTPTTGIWQTVWLEGTGDTYIREFRVETGPDMQQALLEVDLDGPAQGLTIEAQVEDDAAAVATARTAAVWRDNRLVLSIASPRQWTPRDPHLYGLTLRLLRDGEVVDEVRSYLGIRRITIEGAAVLVNGEAIFQRLVLDQGFYPDGVWTAPTDEALKRDIELSMAAGFNGARLHQKVFEPRLLYWADRLGYLLWGEYPSFGANYANPAVNAPILQEWVEVVVRDRNHPSVIGWCPFNETDPISGTLQSAVVTMTRRLDPSRPIIESSGYAHTIADPEVLDVHDYDQNPETFRARWVDGYAAQFDMGLPARYGSATPSRVPFMISEYGGIGWALSKEAWGYGNTPESLDAYYARFAGLAAAALDSRYLFGLCYTQLTNVEQEQNGVYMYDRSPKFDVAPLREALQRKAAYEADPPLAVRPASYVWTVLVGALADGDLARPWRYTTDAPGDGWRQPGFDDGKWNTGLAPFGHKEGEWMGRIRTKWQSDDIWLRQRFAFDGAAFDSAALVLHFDNATEVFLNGQPIWQRDHWNDRYDGYDVTGAFRGAVVTGENTVAAHTHQDSGGQYIDLALLVGRP encoded by the coding sequence ATGAGGCCTGTTGTGTGCGTGGTCATTGGAACGCTTGCTTGCGGCGCGCTCTGCGCAGTCTCGAATGCTGAGGAAATGCCGCGCCCCGAGCACCCCCGCCCGGATTGTGAACGGGCGGAATGGCTGACCTTGAACGGCGTATGGGAGTTCGGCGAGACCGATGCCGATGAAACGGAACGTTTCCTTGGCGCGGACGCGTACCCCGACCGGATTGTTGTGCCGTTCTGCCGCGAAAGCGCATTGTCCGGCCTGCAACGGAAAGGATTTGTGAAGAACGTGTGGTACCGGCGCACGTTCCGCGTGCCGGCGGAATGGCGGTCGTCGCGGATTCGGCTGCATGTGGGCGCGTGCGACTGGCGGTCACGGGTATGGGTGAACGGTCAAGTCGCGGGGGAACACGTGGGGGGAAATACGCCGTTTGCCTTCGATATCACGAAACTTGTGGACCGCGGCGGTGAAAACACGGTCGTCATTCATGCGTTCGACGACACGGCTAGCGGCCTGCAGCCGCTGGGCAAACAATCGATAACGGGGGAGAGTCATGGCATTTTCTACACGCCGACGACGGGCATCTGGCAGACAGTCTGGCTCGAAGGTACGGGTGACACGTACATCCGTGAATTCCGGGTCGAGACCGGGCCTGACATGCAGCAGGCCCTCCTGGAAGTGGACCTCGACGGTCCCGCGCAAGGTTTGACGATTGAGGCGCAGGTTGAAGACGATGCGGCCGCTGTCGCCACGGCCCGGACTGCGGCCGTCTGGCGGGATAACCGGCTCGTGTTATCGATTGCGTCGCCGCGGCAATGGACGCCGCGCGACCCGCATCTTTACGGGTTGACGCTGCGTCTGCTGCGTGACGGCGAGGTCGTCGACGAAGTGCGAAGCTACCTGGGCATCCGCCGGATTACCATCGAGGGCGCGGCGGTCCTTGTCAACGGGGAAGCCATATTCCAGCGGCTCGTGCTGGACCAGGGCTTCTACCCGGACGGGGTTTGGACCGCGCCGACGGACGAAGCGCTGAAACGGGACATCGAGTTGTCGATGGCGGCGGGGTTCAACGGCGCGCGCCTGCACCAGAAGGTATTCGAGCCGCGGCTGCTCTATTGGGCGGACCGCCTGGGCTACTTGCTCTGGGGCGAATACCCGAGCTTCGGCGCGAACTACGCCAACCCCGCCGTGAACGCGCCCATTCTTCAGGAATGGGTCGAGGTTGTGGTGCGGGACCGGAATCATCCGTCGGTCATCGGGTGGTGCCCGTTCAATGAAACCGACCCCATCTCGGGCACGCTGCAATCGGCGGTGGTGACGATGACGCGGCGACTTGACCCGTCTCGCCCGATCATCGAGAGCAGCGGCTACGCCCACACAATCGCCGACCCCGAGGTGCTTGACGTTCACGATTATGACCAGAACCCTGAGACGTTCCGGGCGCGCTGGGTGGACGGCTATGCGGCGCAATTCGACATGGGGCTGCCCGCTCGCTACGGGTCGGCGACGCCGTCGCGCGTGCCGTTCATGATCAGCGAGTATGGCGGGATTGGCTGGGCGCTCAGCAAAGAGGCCTGGGGTTACGGCAACACGCCGGAGAGCCTGGACGCCTACTACGCGCGGTTCGCAGGTCTCGCGGCGGCGGCGCTGGACAGCCGGTACCTCTTCGGCCTGTGCTACACGCAACTGACCAACGTCGAGCAAGAGCAGAACGGGGTCTACATGTACGACCGAAGCCCCAAGTTTGACGTGGCGCCGCTACGGGAGGCCCTGCAACGGAAGGCGGCCTACGAAGCGGACCCGCCGCTGGCCGTGCGCCCGGCCAGCTATGTCTGGACAGTGCTCGTCGGCGCTCTGGCGGACGGCGACCTCGCCCGGCCCTGGCGGTACACGACGGATGCGCCCGGGGACGGCTGGCGGCAACCGGGTTTCGACGACGGCAAGTGGAACACCGGCCTGGCGCCGTTCGGCCATAAGGAAGGGGAGTGGATGGGCCGCATCCGCACGAAGTGGCAAAGCGATGACATCTGGCTGCGGCAGCGGTTCGCGTTCGACGGCGCGGCCTTTGATAGCGCCGCGCTGGTGCTCCATTTTGACAACGCGACCGAAGTCTTCTTGAACGGGCAACCCATCTGGCAACGAGACCATTGGAACGACCGCTACGACGGGTATGACGTGACGGGCGCATTCCGCGGCGCCGTGGTGACCGGCGAAAACACGGTCGCCGCGCACACGCATCAAGATAGCGGCGGCCAGTACATCGACCTGGCGCTGCTTGTGGGCCGGCCCTGA
- a CDS encoding diguanylate cyclase, with the protein MTAPANGATILAIEQDTSTRNVIRDYLGRAGFTVRTAVNGWEAAKRLKECAVHLVICRHDSADVDGSGIRERLILNPETRDIPFLFLVPEDQPDEQVRALRSGVDDCIETPFDPVVLVARVQAVIERRESYLRMARVDPLTRLLNRPTLFHEIGEELKRVERYARFGSLLLLDLDDFSAVNTGHGFEMGDLLLTCLAGVILTRMRSVDIAGRLSGQRFLLYLPETDENGASRLTQRIEERLSVVGDGIAGIRVTFSSGIVSVPAHGTALEPLLERAEAALTQAKAEAKGSVIIWSDAAATPPSPQ; encoded by the coding sequence ATGACCGCACCGGCGAACGGCGCAACCATCCTGGCCATCGAACAGGATACAAGCACGCGCAACGTAATTCGGGACTACCTGGGCCGCGCGGGTTTCACGGTGCGAACGGCGGTCAACGGGTGGGAGGCGGCAAAGCGGCTGAAGGAATGCGCGGTGCATCTGGTCATTTGCCGTCACGATTCCGCGGACGTGGACGGCTCGGGCATCCGCGAGCGTCTCATCCTGAATCCCGAGACGCGCGATATCCCGTTCCTTTTCCTGGTGCCCGAAGACCAGCCGGACGAACAGGTGCGCGCACTGCGCAGCGGTGTCGACGACTGTATCGAAACGCCTTTCGACCCGGTGGTGCTGGTGGCGCGGGTGCAGGCCGTTATTGAGCGGCGCGAGAGTTACCTGCGCATGGCGCGTGTCGACCCTCTCACACGCCTGCTGAACCGGCCCACGCTCTTCCATGAAATCGGCGAGGAATTGAAGCGGGTGGAGCGGTATGCCCGTTTTGGCAGCCTTTTGCTTCTGGACCTGGACGATTTCTCGGCGGTCAACACCGGGCACGGGTTCGAGATGGGCGACCTGCTGTTGACCTGCCTCGCCGGGGTAATCCTGACGCGCATGCGGAGCGTGGATATTGCGGGCCGATTGTCGGGGCAGCGCTTCCTGCTCTACCTGCCCGAAACGGACGAGAACGGGGCAAGCCGTCTGACGCAGCGTATCGAAGAACGGCTGTCGGTCGTAGGGGACGGTATCGCGGGCATCCGCGTGACCTTCTCGAGCGGCATCGTAAGCGTGCCCGCGCACGGCACGGCGTTGGAGCCCTTGCTTGAGCGCGCCGAAGCCGCTCTCACGCAAGCAAAGGCAGAGGCAAAGGGCTCCGTGATCATCTGGTCAGACGCCGCGGCCACGCCGCCTTCCCCGCAGTAG
- a CDS encoding sigma-70 family RNA polymerase sigma factor, with translation MDHSAQGDSELALALKAGDREAFEELVRRHQGRVYAVAYRLTGNREDALDVAQDAFLKAFRKIGYWRPIGGFLPWLLRLTRNQAIDHLRRRERRRHEPLEEASRAQRDGMTAETAPVTTDAAVRAREIDQRVREALVRLSPSQSTVFILRHYEGLALAEIAEQLGCTVGSVKVHLFRALKKLRKELADFQGPEQ, from the coding sequence ATGGACCACTCGGCCCAAGGCGATAGCGAATTGGCCCTCGCCTTGAAGGCCGGGGACCGGGAAGCTTTCGAGGAGCTGGTCCGGCGTCATCAGGGCCGCGTGTACGCGGTAGCGTACCGTTTGACGGGCAACCGCGAGGACGCGCTGGATGTGGCGCAGGACGCCTTCTTGAAGGCGTTCCGGAAAATTGGTTATTGGCGGCCCATCGGCGGTTTTCTGCCGTGGCTGTTGCGGTTGACGCGCAATCAGGCTATTGACCACCTGCGACGCCGGGAACGGCGCCGGCATGAGCCGCTCGAGGAGGCGTCGCGCGCGCAGCGCGACGGAATGACCGCGGAAACCGCGCCGGTGACGACGGATGCAGCGGTGCGCGCGCGGGAGATTGACCAGCGTGTGCGCGAGGCGCTGGTGCGGTTGTCGCCGTCGCAGAGTACGGTGTTCATCCTGCGGCATTATGAAGGTCTGGCGCTGGCGGAGATTGCCGAGCAATTGGGCTGCACGGTCGGCAGCGTCAAGGTGCATTTGTTTCGTGCGCTGAAGAAATTGCGCAAGGAACTGGCGGATTTTCAGGGTCCGGAACAATAG
- a CDS encoding zf-HC2 domain-containing protein, with amino-acid sequence MGMRDAGLWSAMRGLAGGCRRVRPLLVASLYEPLGEDEEQALRQHLEKCGLCRAEWAGMRRTVAAIPREPARLSGDMAPALLARAAECSNRAPVRRLLPYGAAATAIVAALLFVVAGPFASSPVSERLATAPMPAVAVEPPAATVSGGATDTELPAGAIADSPVEEAVCEAEQLVEKHAYADAMQLLQESMAAHPGDPASGVAQARLAEIEFCHLRRYPRAFDAYVRLRNLFPETFKSSPESIDRFDLLVEGWQENFEALYALDAARGNGPAGFADLESVVAQYPGKLVAGVALDEMRRIVDGPGAEGDMPVTAALERVRARCANPVAVAQVNLRLGDAYSQDARNLPRAREMYQDVSRSAHPVLAPMADAALARLANP; translated from the coding sequence ATGGGAATGCGTGACGCGGGTCTATGGTCCGCGATGCGGGGGCTGGCAGGGGGGTGCCGGCGCGTACGCCCCTTGCTTGTGGCCTCACTCTACGAGCCGCTCGGCGAGGACGAAGAGCAAGCCTTGCGGCAACACCTGGAAAAGTGCGGGCTCTGTCGCGCGGAATGGGCCGGTATGCGGCGGACCGTTGCAGCCATCCCGCGGGAACCCGCGCGGTTGAGCGGCGACATGGCTCCGGCTCTGCTGGCCCGCGCCGCCGAGTGCTCCAACCGCGCACCGGTCAGGCGTTTGCTGCCCTACGGCGCAGCCGCGACGGCCATCGTCGCGGCGCTGCTCTTCGTCGTGGCGGGGCCGTTCGCGTCTTCCCCGGTCTCGGAGCGGCTGGCGACTGCGCCAATGCCCGCCGTTGCCGTGGAACCGCCGGCCGCGACCGTCTCCGGCGGTGCGACAGACACGGAGTTGCCTGCCGGGGCAATCGCCGATTCACCGGTTGAGGAAGCGGTGTGCGAAGCGGAGCAGCTTGTCGAGAAGCACGCCTATGCGGATGCGATGCAGCTGCTGCAGGAAAGCATGGCGGCCCATCCGGGCGACCCCGCATCCGGTGTGGCGCAGGCCCGCCTCGCCGAGATCGAGTTTTGCCATCTGCGCCGTTATCCGCGGGCTTTTGACGCCTATGTGAGACTCCGAAACCTGTTTCCTGAGACGTTCAAGTCGAGTCCCGAGAGCATAGACCGCTTCGATTTGCTGGTCGAAGGCTGGCAGGAAAACTTCGAGGCGCTGTACGCATTGGATGCCGCGCGCGGGAATGGCCCCGCAGGCTTTGCGGACTTGGAATCCGTGGTCGCGCAGTATCCCGGCAAACTTGTGGCCGGGGTGGCGCTGGACGAAATGAGGCGGATTGTCGACGGTCCGGGCGCGGAGGGCGACATGCCGGTGACGGCGGCGCTCGAGCGCGTCCGGGCCCGTTGCGCGAATCCCGTCGCCGTTGCGCAGGTTAACCTGCGCCTGGGCGACGCGTATTCGCAGGATGCGCGCAATTTGCCGCGCGCGCGGGAGATGTACCAGGACGTGTCGCGGAGCGCGCATCCGGTGCTGGCGCCAATGGCGGACGCCGCGCTGGCGCGGCTGGCGAATCCGTAA
- a CDS encoding type II/IV secretion system protein: protein MPDLKSFERFLVSSGVVAEDRLERARGEARKRGATLTEVVQQLGFATAEQVYQALASFCELRYVVPSKMTIPEEVSRKVPARFATHYGFVPIAESNGALVVAVSDPLNAQLLDDIRLVLKRRIEATVATPEEIDRTTKVLYGVGADTMEKILISEESQGLVVNLGETSMSADLGDENIDASIIKFTNELILEAINSDCTDIHIEPFEDQLRVRFRIDGILHQVPTPPSIRGFHAAIVSRIKIMANLNIAEKRLPQDGKILARFGDSQYDLRVSILPTPHGETVNIRILSRASMFLTLDQLGFLPEDLTKFESFITKPHGIILVTGPTGSGKTTTLYAALSKLNNLDRKIITIEDPIEYQLRGVTQMQVLPRIGFDFGMGLRSMLRHDPDIMLVGEIRDYETAEMAIRSSLTGHLVLSTLHTNDAAGAVTRLTDMEVEPFLIASTMIASMAQRLVRRVCRNCSAPCAPNPQVLREEFGVTPEQVQRGQFVKGEGCDACRHTGYRGRIAIYEMLPFTNEIKELTARRSSSIEVKRKALEQGMKTLRMSGWRRVYEGLSTIEEVLRVTADAETMGAIIETGDAAIPV, encoded by the coding sequence GTGCCCGACCTGAAATCGTTTGAGCGATTCCTCGTGTCCAGCGGCGTCGTCGCGGAAGACCGTCTCGAACGCGCGCGGGGCGAGGCGCGCAAGCGGGGTGCTACGCTGACCGAGGTGGTCCAGCAACTAGGCTTTGCCACAGCTGAGCAGGTGTATCAGGCGCTCGCTTCCTTTTGCGAACTGCGGTACGTTGTCCCGTCGAAGATGACCATTCCGGAAGAGGTATCGCGAAAAGTACCCGCCCGGTTTGCGACCCACTACGGCTTTGTACCCATTGCGGAGAGCAATGGCGCGCTCGTCGTTGCCGTAAGCGACCCGCTGAACGCGCAGCTGCTCGATGATATCCGGCTCGTCTTGAAGCGGCGCATCGAAGCGACGGTGGCAACGCCCGAGGAGATCGACCGCACGACGAAGGTGCTCTACGGCGTCGGCGCGGACACGATGGAGAAGATCCTCATCAGCGAGGAATCGCAGGGGCTCGTCGTCAATCTGGGCGAAACCAGCATGAGCGCGGACCTCGGCGACGAGAACATCGATGCGTCCATCATCAAGTTCACGAACGAACTCATCCTCGAGGCCATTAATTCCGATTGCACCGACATTCACATCGAGCCGTTTGAAGACCAGTTGCGCGTCCGGTTCCGCATCGACGGCATCCTGCATCAGGTGCCTACGCCGCCGTCCATTCGCGGCTTTCACGCGGCCATTGTCTCGCGCATCAAGATCATGGCCAACCTCAACATCGCGGAAAAACGCCTCCCGCAGGACGGCAAGATACTCGCCCGGTTCGGCGACAGCCAATACGACCTGCGCGTGTCGATCCTGCCGACGCCACACGGGGAGACGGTAAACATCCGCATTCTGAGCCGGGCGTCGATGTTCCTGACGCTGGACCAATTGGGCTTCCTGCCCGAGGACTTGACGAAGTTCGAGTCCTTTATCACGAAACCGCACGGGATTATCCTCGTGACAGGCCCCACGGGCAGCGGCAAAACGACGACGCTATACGCGGCGCTGAGCAAACTGAACAACCTGGACCGCAAAATCATCACGATTGAAGACCCCATCGAATATCAGTTGCGCGGAGTGACCCAGATGCAGGTGTTGCCGCGTATCGGCTTCGATTTCGGCATGGGCCTGCGCTCCATGCTGCGTCACGACCCCGATATCATGCTCGTGGGCGAAATCCGCGACTATGAGACGGCTGAGATGGCGATCCGGTCGAGCCTGACGGGCCACCTGGTGCTCAGCACGCTGCACACGAACGACGCGGCCGGGGCCGTGACCCGCCTCACTGACATGGAGGTTGAGCCGTTCCTGATCGCGAGCACGATGATTGCCTCGATGGCGCAGCGTCTTGTGCGGCGCGTGTGCCGCAATTGCAGCGCGCCCTGCGCGCCGAACCCGCAGGTGCTGCGCGAGGAATTCGGCGTTACACCCGAGCAGGTGCAGCGCGGCCAGTTCGTGAAAGGCGAGGGCTGCGACGCATGCCGGCACACGGGTTACCGCGGGCGTATCGCCATCTACGAGATGTTGCCGTTTACCAATGAAATCAAGGAGCTTACCGCGCGCCGGAGTTCATCGATCGAGGTCAAGCGCAAGGCGCTGGAACAGGGCATGAAGACGCTGCGCATGTCCGGGTGGCGCCGTGTTTACGAAGGCTTGAGCACCATCGAAGAGGTGTTGCGCGTGACGGCAGACGCGGAGACGATGGGCGCGATCATCGAGACGGGCGATGCCGCAATTCCAGTATGA
- a CDS encoding type II secretion system F family protein produces MPQFQYEVKKGPGESATGILEAENQRAAAARLRDMGYFPIRVVEYTGEEEKKDVLRQALVRIRLRDRNVFFRQLANLIESGMPITRALRTLVEQAENPKMSKLIDTLRDDVQKGSSFAEAMERHPEVFSAVQCNLVRAGETGGMLEEVLWRLVAFGEQQEELRGKALSALVYPAFLLLIGSIAVFILISFVFPRFIEVFKDFNADLPMPTKIVMAVCGFMGSYWWAVLIGVGLVIAGLVYYLRTEVGRRHRDALLLRIPVVRTVVQKYEMARFARTLGTLLENGVPVLRSLRTTADTMGNAVIRDEVASILEGVTDGRSMSESMTQTPHFPPLVVSMFMIGEESGRIGDVTKRLADAYDLEVDRAVKALTALFEPLLIVFMGAIIGFLVIAMLLPMLTLSANVG; encoded by the coding sequence ATGCCGCAATTCCAGTATGAGGTCAAGAAGGGCCCGGGCGAATCCGCCACGGGCATACTCGAAGCGGAAAACCAGCGCGCCGCCGCGGCACGTCTCCGCGATATGGGGTATTTCCCTATTCGCGTCGTCGAGTACACGGGCGAGGAAGAAAAGAAGGACGTGCTCCGACAGGCGCTCGTCCGCATACGCCTGAGAGACCGCAATGTCTTCTTCCGCCAGCTGGCCAACCTCATCGAGTCCGGCATGCCCATCACCCGCGCGCTCCGCACCCTGGTCGAGCAGGCGGAAAACCCGAAGATGTCGAAGCTCATCGATACGCTCCGCGACGACGTGCAGAAGGGCAGCAGTTTCGCCGAAGCGATGGAGAGACATCCGGAGGTCTTTTCCGCGGTGCAATGCAATCTGGTGCGCGCGGGCGAGACGGGCGGCATGCTCGAGGAAGTACTCTGGCGCCTGGTTGCCTTCGGCGAACAACAGGAGGAACTGCGGGGCAAGGCGCTTAGCGCGCTGGTGTATCCGGCCTTCCTGCTGCTCATCGGCTCGATAGCGGTTTTCATTCTGATTTCTTTCGTATTTCCCCGGTTTATCGAGGTTTTCAAGGACTTCAACGCCGACCTGCCCATGCCCACGAAGATCGTCATGGCAGTCTGCGGGTTCATGGGTTCGTACTGGTGGGCCGTGCTGATCGGGGTGGGTCTGGTCATTGCCGGGCTCGTGTACTATCTGCGTACGGAGGTGGGCCGCCGTCACAGGGATGCGTTGCTCTTGCGCATTCCAGTTGTCCGTACGGTAGTCCAGAAATACGAGATGGCCCGGTTTGCGCGGACGCTCGGAACCCTGCTCGAGAATGGCGTGCCGGTGCTGCGATCGCTGCGGACGACCGCCGACACGATGGGAAATGCGGTGATCCGCGACGAGGTTGCTTCTATCCTCGAGGGGGTGACCGACGGGCGGAGCATGAGCGAGAGCATGACGCAGACGCCGCATTTCCCGCCGCTGGTGGTCAGCATGTTCATGATAGGCGAGGAAAGCGGCCGCATCGGCGACGTGACCAAGCGGCTGGCGGATGCCTACGACCTGGAGGTGGACCGTGCGGTGAAGGCACTGACGGCCTTGTTTGAGCCGCTGTTGATCGTGTTCATGGGCGCCATTATCGGTTTTCTCGTGATTGCCATGTTGTTGCCGATGTTGACGTTGAGCGCGAACGTCGGGTAG
- the gspG gene encoding type II secretion system major pseudopilin GspG produces the protein MDNRGFTLIELILVVVIIGILAGAVVPIFGGRSTEARINRARSDISSYLGFISAYEIDNGKYPQRLEDLVSGNRKYVRELNNDPWGNPYIYTPPSGATSDDFDVFSAGPDGQPGTEDDVTLNTEAATR, from the coding sequence ATGGATAACAGAGGTTTCACGCTTATCGAGCTGATCCTGGTCGTGGTCATTATCGGTATCCTGGCCGGCGCGGTCGTGCCGATTTTCGGCGGACGTTCGACGGAAGCGCGGATCAACCGGGCCCGGTCGGACATCAGTTCCTATCTCGGGTTCATTTCCGCGTATGAGATCGACAATGGGAAATACCCGCAGCGTCTTGAAGACCTGGTCTCCGGGAATCGCAAGTACGTCCGCGAGTTGAACAATGACCCGTGGGGCAATCCGTACATTTACACGCCGCCTTCCGGCGCCACCAGTGATGACTTCGATGTTTTCTCCGCTGGTCCGGACGGCCAGCCGGGCACCGAGGACGATGTGACTCTCAACACGGAAGCGGCGACCCGCTGA
- a CDS encoding prepilin-type N-terminal cleavage/methylation domain-containing protein, protein MTVTFRNVPKPQAGGAPAGNGFTLLELVVVLALIAILTGMVVPVYGGSMASMRMRSAQSDFISLIEFVQERAITDAREYRLYIDKEENTFWVMYMTGVEEGEKVFTEETREYGRLREFPEQLTVDRVKARKDRERSAYFIACYPNGACDIARVDLLDARNRRQRTTIETTGVVGKLEVETPQTRR, encoded by the coding sequence ATGACCGTCACGTTCCGAAACGTCCCCAAACCGCAGGCTGGGGGCGCGCCGGCGGGGAATGGGTTCACGCTGCTCGAACTCGTGGTGGTGTTGGCGTTGATTGCCATTCTCACCGGCATGGTCGTGCCGGTCTACGGCGGTTCAATGGCTTCCATGCGCATGCGCAGCGCGCAGAGCGATTTTATCTCTCTGATTGAATTTGTGCAGGAGCGCGCCATAACCGATGCCCGGGAGTACCGCCTGTACATTGACAAGGAGGAAAACACGTTCTGGGTCATGTACATGACGGGTGTGGAGGAAGGCGAAAAGGTGTTCACGGAAGAAACGCGCGAATATGGGCGTCTGCGCGAGTTTCCCGAACAACTGACCGTCGACCGCGTGAAGGCGCGGAAAGACCGGGAACGGAGCGCTTACTTCATTGCCTGTTATCCGAACGGGGCATGTGATATCGCGCGGGTCGACCTGCTTGACGCGCGAAACCGGCGCCAGCGCACCACGATAGAAACCACCGGCGTCGTCGGCAAGCTCGAGGTCGAGACGCCGCAGACGCGGAGGTAG
- a CDS encoding prepilin-type N-terminal cleavage/methylation domain-containing protein: MMSRCRKDNGFTLAELLVAATLLSLVMASVYTLFSSTMRTWRRSEGAFDMHQVARTALAVFEREVENLMDEAGYLFTGEDDEVTMFVVAEPMDVEEAEGPHLMRVRYRFDRTGEELVREEALVEMALPNRPPDGKPVEPGKIKLKRKREFVIATHVRDFELRYYWIPAPDQRYENEPPQPTEHLVVDSHEEGWGLPQAIEARLTLTDPENPDREISFDVLRTLHTRTFYYPLRDLEKMLGDLI; encoded by the coding sequence ATGATGTCCAGATGCCGTAAGGACAACGGCTTCACACTGGCCGAACTGCTTGTCGCGGCGACGCTGCTCAGCCTCGTCATGGCTTCCGTGTATACGCTCTTCAGCTCGACCATGCGCACCTGGCGGCGTTCCGAGGGCGCCTTTGACATGCACCAGGTTGCGCGCACGGCCCTCGCGGTCTTCGAGCGTGAAGTAGAGAATCTGATGGATGAGGCGGGCTACCTGTTCACCGGCGAGGATGATGAAGTGACGATGTTCGTGGTGGCGGAACCGATGGACGTCGAGGAGGCCGAAGGCCCGCACCTGATGCGTGTGCGCTATCGATTTGACCGCACCGGCGAAGAACTGGTCCGGGAGGAAGCCCTGGTCGAGATGGCGCTGCCGAACCGCCCGCCGGACGGCAAACCGGTCGAACCGGGCAAAATCAAGCTGAAGCGCAAACGCGAGTTTGTCATTGCGACGCATGTGCGCGACTTCGAACTGAGATACTACTGGATCCCCGCGCCGGACCAGCGCTATGAAAACGAACCGCCCCAGCCCACGGAGCATTTGGTTGTCGACAGCCACGAGGAGGGCTGGGGGCTGCCGCAGGCCATCGAAGCTCGCCTGACGCTGACCGACCCCGAGAATCCGGACCGCGAGATATCCTTTGACGTCTTGCGCACGCTGCACACGCGCACGTTTTATTATCCGCTTCGCGATCTCGAGAAGATGCTGGGGGATTTGATATGA
- a CDS encoding general secretion pathway protein GspK → MTRREDGFVLLVVLWVLAVLTVVTVGFGRRSLMDQRAAAYALDQTQAMLMARGAVYRGILLLRNKAVTDMAEMDHPPVTHLGQEWAKPMDLFSEGIFEGKEGVEGDTCAFVIEDEQAKMNLNSIPFEVLEEVEALDRSVLRRIKARRTEGEQDGEGPAPFHAPEELRYMRGVDYEEWYGDRKETGLRNLFTTVGTERVNINTARREVLECIPDCDDQAINAVLGYRAGPDGEVGTQDDVGFLDWNDFVERTGISGESLTALKRYGDLYSTYYTVTGIATKRNGQVRASVTATVVVMEGQASILDWRERPLGA, encoded by the coding sequence ATGACGAGGCGGGAAGACGGATTCGTGCTGCTGGTCGTGCTGTGGGTGTTGGCCGTGCTTACGGTCGTGACGGTGGGCTTCGGGCGGCGCTCGCTGATGGACCAGCGCGCCGCGGCCTATGCGCTCGACCAGACGCAGGCCATGCTGATGGCCCGCGGCGCCGTGTACCGGGGGATCCTGCTCCTGCGCAACAAGGCGGTCACGGACATGGCGGAGATGGACCACCCGCCGGTGACGCACCTGGGCCAGGAATGGGCCAAGCCTATGGACCTGTTCTCCGAAGGCATATTCGAGGGCAAGGAAGGCGTCGAAGGCGACACGTGCGCGTTTGTCATTGAGGACGAACAGGCCAAGATGAATCTGAACAGCATTCCCTTCGAGGTGCTGGAGGAGGTGGAAGCGCTGGACCGCTCCGTGCTGCGGCGAATCAAGGCGCGGCGCACCGAGGGCGAACAGGATGGCGAGGGCCCGGCGCCGTTTCACGCACCGGAGGAGTTGCGCTACATGCGCGGCGTTGATTATGAAGAGTGGTACGGCGACCGCAAAGAAACGGGCCTGCGCAACCTGTTTACCACGGTGGGCACCGAACGGGTTAATATCAACACGGCGCGCCGCGAGGTGCTCGAGTGCATCCCGGACTGTGATGATCAGGCGATCAACGCCGTGTTAGGCTATCGCGCCGGACCCGACGGAGAGGTTGGCACGCAAGACGACGTGGGATTCCTGGACTGGAACGATTTTGTCGAGCGTACGGGCATTTCGGGGGAATCCCTGACTGCCCTGAAACGGTACGGCGACTTGTATTCCACGTATTACACGGTTACCGGCATCGCGACGAAACGAAATGGCCAGGTGCGGGCAAGCGTGACGGCTACCGTAGTGGTCATGGAAGGACAGGCCAGCATTCTGGATTGGCGGGAGAGGCCCCTTGGCGCGTAA